The DNA sequence GTCGATCTCTCGCGACAGCCGTTCCGTACGGGCCGCGAGTTCCGGCGCCTGGCGGATCAGCGTCAGTATTGCCTTGCCGCCGTCGCGCGCGTCGGCCAGCAGGCCGCGCGGCCCGAGGTTCCCGGCTATCCAGCCGCCGACCACCGGTTCGGCGGTCTTCCACATGTTGAAAGCCGGATCGAGCGTGCGCGCCACGCCCTCGACAACCACCATGGTCTTCTGCAGCAGGATCAATTCCGGCCGTGTCGCCATGTCGAAGAGTTCGGTCACCTCGAACAGCAGCGTCAGAAGCTTGGCCATCGAAATAGTTTCGGCGGGTTGGCCGTGGATCGGCTCGCCGATGGCGCGGATCGCCTGCGCGAAGGCAGAGACATTGTGCTGGCGCGGCACATAGCCGGCCTCGAAATGGACTTCGGCGACGCGCAGATAGTCGCGTGTGATGAAGCCGTAGAGGATCTCCGCGAGGAAGCGGCGCTCCTTCTTGCCGAGGCGCCCGGCAATGCCGAGATCGACGGCAACGATGGTGCCGTTCGCCTCGACGAACAGATTGCCCGGATGCATGTCGGCGTGGAAGAAGCCGTCGCGCAGCGTATGGCGCAGGAAGGACTGGATGAGGTTGGTGGCGATTGCCTTCAGGTCATGGCCGGCGCTTTGCAGGCCGGCGATGTCGTTCATCTTGACGCCGTCGACCCATTCCATGGTCAGCACGTCGCGGCCGGTGCGTTCCCAGTCCACCGAAGGGACGCGAAAGCCAGGGTCTTCCCTGGTGCTTTGGCCAAGTTCCGAGAGCGCGGCCGCCTCGAGGCGCAGGTCCATCTCGATCCTGGTGGTCTGCGCCAGCGTCTCGGTCACCTCGACCGGCCTCAGCCGGCGCGACGACGGTATGTATTTCTCCTGCAGGCGGGCGGCGAGGAAATAGCTTTCGAGGTCCTGGAAGAAGCGGCGGCGCACGCCCGGCCGGATGACCTTGACCGCTACCTTCCTGGCGACGCCACCATCGACGGTTTCAGCGGCATGGACCTGAGCGATGGAAGCCGCGGCGACCGGGTCGCCGAACTGCTTGTAAAGATCGCCGAGTTTGCGCCCGAGCGAGGCTTCGATGGCGGCCACCGCTTCCGCCGTCGGGAAGGTGTGCATCTTGTCCTGCAGCATGGCGAGATCGAGCGCCATGTCGTTGCCGACGACATCGGGCCGCGTCGCCAGGAACTGACCAAGCTTGACGTAGGATGGGCCGAGCCGGACCACCGCCTTGGCCAGCCGATCGCTGCGCTCATAGGCGAGCGCGCGACGGCGGGTGAACAGCCGCGCCAGCCGCCAGCCGAATTTCGGCAGGCCGGATAGTTCCTCGCCGGGCAAGGCGGCAACGACGCCCTCGCGCACCAGCACCCAACCGGCCCGTACGAGCCGGAACGCCGCGCTGACGGTGCTCATGGCCGCGTCCGCCCTACCGGTTCATCGAACTGGCGCAAGGCTCGTCGCGTGAGGAAGATCGGCGACGGCTTCAAAGCTTCCAGCCCGAATGCAGGGCCGCTATGCCGCCGGAATAGTTGCGGAAGGAGACGCGGTCGAAGCCGGCCCGAGAAATCATCGCCGCGAAGTTTTGCTGATTGGGGAATTTTGCGATCGATTCGACCAGATAGGAATAGGGCTCGCCGTCCCCGGTGACCAACTTGCCGATCCTGGGGATGGCATTGAACGACCAGGCTTCGTAGACCTTGTCGAGGAGCGGCATCTCGACCTCGGAGAACTCCAGGCACAGGATACGGCCGCCGGGCTTCAGCACGCGGAACGCCTCGCCCAGGGCCACGTCGATATGCGGGACATTTCGAATGCCGAACGCGATGGTGTAGGCGTCGAAGCTGGCGTCGGGGAAGGGCAGTTCCTCGGCGTTGGCCTCGACGAAATCGGTGTTGCCGGACAATCCCTTCTTATCGGCCCTGTCGCGCCCGACGGCGAGCATCGAGCCATTGATGTCGAGCACGGTGGCATGGGCATGGCCATGGCTGGCATCGACGATGCGAAAGGCGATGTCGCCGGTACCGCCGGCAACGTCGAGCACGCGCCAGCCCGCGCGCTTGGGCGGATTGAGCCAGGCGACCATGGCATCCTTCCACAGCCGGTGCAGGCCAGCAGACATCAAATCGTTCATCAGGTCGTAGCGGTCAGCGACCTTGTGGAAAACATCGTTGACCAGGGATTGCTTCTCGCCTTTCCCTACACGCTTAAAACCATAGGAGGTTTCCATGCCGCCGGCGGCCGTGGTTCTCTCAACTGACATTTTTTTGATCCGTCATAAAACCGGCGGGACCATAGCCGATCGATGATGCGGGCGCTATTGTTTAAGGCGCGGTGTTCAGCCGCGCTTCCAGGTGGTGGGTTTCAAGACCTGGACTGACCGACGGGATGTTTGAATGCCTCTGAAAGCGGAACTGCACTGCCACATCGAAGGGGCAGCGGCGCCCGATCTCGTCATTCGCCAGGCGCAGAAATACGGCAAGGACACCTCGCCTTATATCCAGAACGGTTCTTTCGTCTGGCACGATTTCACCTCCTTTCTCGCCGCCTATGACTTCTCCGCCGACCTGTTCCGGACCGAGGAGGATTATGCGCGGCTGGCCGACCACTATCTGACCAGCCTGGCCCGCGATGGCGCCATCTACTCCGAGGTGTTCACCTCGCCCGACCACGCGACGAAAGCCGGGCTGTCATCCAAGGCCTACACCGATGCGCTCGGCGAAGGCATGCTGCGCGCCAAGGCAAAGACCGGCATCGAGGGCCGCATGATCGTCACCGGCGTGCGCCATGTCGGTGTCGAGTCGATCGAGCGCGCGGCACGCTTCGCGGCGCGTTGCGGCCATCCGCTGGTTACCGGGTTCGGCGTCGCCGGCGACGAGCGCATGGGCGAGATGGAGGACTATGTCAGGGCTTTCGAGATCGCGCGCGAGGCCGGGCTCGGCATCACCGTCCATGCCGGCGAACTGACGGGCTGGGAAACCGTCCAGGCGGCACTCGACCATATCCGCCCGTCGCGCATCGGCCATGGCGTGCGCGCCATCGAAAACCCCGACCTTGTCCGGCGCATCGCCGACCAGGGTGTCGTGCTGGAATGCTGCCCCGGCTCCAATATCGCGCTCAAGGTGTTCGACAGTTTCGCCGACCATCCCTTTCCCGCCCTGCAGGCGGCCGGCTGCAAGGTGACGCTCAACTCCGACGACCCGCCCTATTTCTGGACCTCGCTGAAGCGCGAATACGATATCGCCGCCGAACATTTCTCGATGAGCGAAAAGGCGCTTGCCGCCGTCACCAGGACCGCCATCGAAGCCGCCTTCGTCGACAGGAAGACCAAGACAGCGCTTCTTGGTCGGTTGGACGCGAAAGTTCGGTGAACAGTGAGTAGTCAGTAGTCGGTAGTGACGGTGCACGCATCGAGCGGTTGAAGGCCGGCGCTTTCACTGACGCAGGGACTCGCAAATCGGCTCACTATTCACTACTCACTGTTCACCACTCACTATTCCGTCGGAGCACATCATGAAGGGCGTCACCGTCGTCGATCATCCGCTTGTCCAGCACAAGCTGACCATCATGCGCAAGAAGGAGACCTCGACGGCCGGCTTCCGGCGGTTGCTGCGTGAGATATCGCTGCTGCTCGGCTATGAGGTCACCCGCAATCTCGAACTGACGACGACAACGATCGAAACGCCTATGGAGACGATGGAGGCTCCGACGCTGGAGGGCAAGAAGCTGGTCTTCGCCTCGGTGCTGCGCGCCGGCAACGGCCTGCTCGAAGGTTTGCTCGACCTGGTGCCGGCGGCCCGCGTCGCCCATGTCGGCCTCTACCGCGATCATGAAACGCTGGAGGCCGTCGAGTATTTCTTCAAGGCGCCGAGCGACCTCGCCGACCGGCTGGTCATCGTCGTCGACCCGATGCTGGCGACAGCCAATTCGGCGATCGCGGCGATCGACAAGTTGAAAGAGCGCGGCGCCACCAACATCCGCTTCCTGTGCCTGCTGGCGGCGCCCGAAGGCATCGAGCGCTTTACCAAGGCGCATCCGGATGTTCCGGTCTTCACCGCGTCCATCGACCGCCAGCTCAACGAGAAGGGCTACATCATGCCCGGCCTTGGCGATGCCGGCGACCGCATGTACGGGACGAAGTAATACCCGAGCAATGTGCTTGGTATTTTTTACCAGGCGTTTACGCAAAGACGTGGTTCCGGCGCGCGTTAAAGCGGCAAACACCATCCGGCGCTAATGATCAGCTCTTCACAAAGGCCGATCCATGCTGCGCAAGCTTCTCATTCTCAGCGTCTTTGCCGGTGCGTCGGCATCGATCCCGGTCGTCTACCAGTCGAATCCGCGAATATTCGAAAACCTGCTGAAATCGGCGGTGACGGCCAAGCCAGCGGCCGAGACGCAACCGGATGTCAGCCTGGCCTCCGTTCCCGACAAGCCGGTAGCGCCGCTGCCGACCGGCCGGAAGGTCGTGGTCGCGGCGGACGGGCGCGGACACTTCTCGTCGACCTTCAGGCTCAACGGCCGTCAAGTCGACGGCATGATCGACACCGGTGCGACGCTGGTCGCGGTCAATATGTCGACGGCACGCCGGATCGGACTGTCGCTCAATCCCTCCGATTTCAGCCACGAAGTCAACACCGCCAACGGCACCATCAAGGCAGCCGTGGTGACGATTGATCGTCTGCAGATCGGCAGCATCAGCGTCGAAGGTGTGCAGGCGATCGTACTCGACGACAGGGCACTGCGCACCAACCTGATCGGCATGAGCTTTCTCAACAGACTCGGCAAATACCAGGCCGAAAACGGCACATTGCTGCTGGTTCAGTAGGTCCACTCAGCCACGCGGCAGAATCCGCCGGATGACCGACTTGTCGGCGGCCGGCTTCGAAGCGCCGATCGCATAGGCTGAAAGCACGGTCGCGGCTGCCGTCTCGGCATCGGACGGTGAGCGGGCGTGGATCAGCGCCAGCGCATCTCCGGCGCGTACTTCCGCGCCTATGGGCAGCAGCCTGGTGATGCCGACCGAGGGGTCGATCCTGTCGTCGGGCCGGGTGCGCCCGCCGCCCAGGCCGACGACCGCGAGACCGATGTCGCGGGTGGCGATGCCAGTGACGAAACCCTCCGACGTCGCCTTCACCGCGATTTCCGTTGCTGCTTCCGACAGATATTTCTCTGGCTTCTCGATGAAATCGGCGGGGCCGCCAAGCACCGTCACCATGCGCGCGAAGGTGGCGGCTGCGCGGCCGCTGGCGAGTGTCTCGGTGGCGCGTCGCATGCCGTCCTGGTTCGACGACACCAGTCCCGCCGACTGCAGCATTTCGGCTGCCAGCGCCAGCGTCACGTCCTCCAGCCGCCGGTCGCGCAGGCGGCCGGTCAGGAAATCGACGGCATTGCGCACCTCGACGGCATTGCCGGCGGCGGAGGCAAGCGGTTCGTTCATGCCGGTGATCAGCGCCGAGACTTTCAGTCCGGCGCCGCTGGCGACCTCGACGAGGCTATTGGCAAGCGCGGTCGCATCTCGGGATTTCTCCATGAAGGCGCCATTGCCGACCTTGACGTCGAGCACCAGCGATTGCAGGCCCGCCGCGAGCTTCTTCGACAGGATCGATGCGGTGATCAGCGGCACGGACTCCACGGTTCCGGTCACGTCGCGGATGGCGTAGAGCCGGCGATCGGCAGGTGCCAGGTCGGCGGTTTGGCCGATGATGGCGCAGCCGGTTTCAAGCACGGCTTTGCGGAACAGCGTGATGTCGGGTTGGCTGATATAGCCGGGAATGGCATCCATCTTGTCCAGCGTGCCGCCGGTATGGCCGAGGCCACGGCCCGAGATCATCGGCACATAGGCACCGCAGGCGGCAACGATCGGCGCCAGCATCAGCGAGACATTGTCGCCGACACCGCCCGTGGAATGCTTGTCGGTGACAGGGCCTGGCAAATCCGACCAGTCGAGCACGTCGCCGGAATCGCGCATGGCCAGCGTCATCGCCACCGCCTCGTCGCGGTTCATGCCGTTGAAGAACACCGCCATGGCAAAGGCCGCGACCTGGCCGTCGGTGACGGTACCCGACGTCACGCCGTCGATGAAGGCGGCGATCTCGTGAGGCGCCAGCCTGTGGCCGTCGCGCTTGTGACGGATGATTTCCTGTGGAAGCATCAGCTCTCCAGCAGCCCGTCACGGAACACGCGCTGCAGCACCGTTGCCAGCCGCGATCCGCCAACCGGCGCCATGTCCTTGGTTTCCTGGTGCGAAAGCTCGGCTCCGGTCATGCCGGCGGCCAAATTGGCGATGACCGAACAGGCAGCGACGCGAAGGCCGAGGAAACGCGCGAGAATCACTTCCGGCACGGTCGACATGCCGACGGCGTTGGCGCCCATGATGCGCGCCATGCGGATTTCGGCCGGCGTCTCGAAGCAGGGGCCCGAGAACCACATGTAGACGCCCTTGTGAAGCGCAGTGCCGGTCGCCTTCGCCGCGCCTTCGATCGCGTCGCGGATGCCGGCATCATAAGCTTCGGTGAGGCCGACGAAACGGCGGTCGCTGGGCTCGCCGATCAGCGGGTTGGTGCCGGAGAAGTTGATATGATCAGTGAGCAGCATCACCGAACCCGGCGGCATATCCGGATCGACCGAGCCGGCCGCGTTGGTGAGGATCAGTTTCGTGATGCCGATGCCGGCGAGCACTTCCAGCACCGGACGCATCGCCGCGGCGTTCCCATGCTCATAGTAGTGGGCGCGGCCGGACAGCATAAGCACGGGAACGCCGGCAAACAGCCCGGCGACCACTTGGCCGGCGTGGCCGCTGACACCGCTCCTGGGAAAGCCGGGCAGGTCGGCATAGGAGACGCGGATCGGATTCTCGATCCGGTCGACCAGGCCGCCCAGGCCCGAACCCAGCACAAGCGCGGTCGACGGCGCCAGGCCGTCCAGCCTTTCGATAAGGTGGTCGACCGTTTTTTGCGTCATATCAGCCAGCTCTTCATTTCAGAATGTCGCCGCGGAAGCCGTAGGGCAGCATGTCGCCCATGGTCACGGTTTCGGCCACCCCAGTGTTGTCGCAGAGATAGAGCTTCGTTTCCGGGCGGCAGAATTCGGCCAGTCGCTGGCGGCAGCCGCCGCAAGGCGAGCATTTGGCCATGCGTTCGGCAAGGACAGCGATTTCAACGATCTTGCCGCCGCCGCCCATGATATAATGGCCAAGCGCGGTGGTCTCGGCGCACCAGCCTTCCGGATAGGAGGCGACCTCGATATTGGCGCCTGTGAAGACGCGTCCGTCCTCAGTGCGTATGGCGGCACCCACCGGGAACTTGGAATAAGGCGCATAAGCCTTAGCCATGGCAGCCTTGGCCGCTTCGAACAGATCATGCGACATTCAGATGTTCTCTCCGATGATCGTGTGCAAACCCGGCGCTCGTCCGCGCCGAACTGTCGACCTTTAGCGTTCCTTGACATAGGGCACGCCGCCGGCGCGCGGCGGGATGGCCTTGCCGATGAAGCCGGCAAGCAGGATGACGGTGAGGATATAGGGCAGGGCCTGCATGAACTGCACCGACACCTTGCCGACAATGGGCAGCGGTGTTCCCTGCAGGCGGATCGACGCCGCGTCGAGGAAGCCGAACAGAAGGCAGGCGAACATGGCGTTGACCGGCTTCCATTTGGCGAAGATCAGCGCGGCCAGCGCGATGTAGCCCTTGCCTGCGGTCATGTCCTTCACGAAGCCGCCATTCTGCACCATCGAAAGATAGGCGCCTGCAAATCCGGTCAGGATGCCCGTGCAGATCAGCGCGCGATAGCGCAGCCAGGCGACCGAGATGCCGGCGGTGTCGACCGCGGCCGGATTCTCGCCGACCGCGCGCAGCCTGAGGCCAAAACGCGTGCGAAACAGCACCCACCAGGTGAACGGCACCATCGCAAAGGCGAAATAGACGAGGATCGAATGGCCGGAGATCAGTTCGGCATAGATCGGACCGATGATCGGCACGCCCCTGATTGCATCGGCGCCGGGCCAGATGATCGCCTCGAATCGTTCGCCCGGTTGCAGCGCCGGCGTGCGGCCACCCTGCTGGAACCATGCCTGGCCGAGAATGATGGTCGATCCAGCGGCGACGAAGTTGATCGCAACGCCCGAAACGATCTGGTTGCCGCGATGGGTGATCGAGGCAAAGCCGTGCACCAAAGCGAAGGCGACAGAGATCAGGATCGCCATGCCGAGACCGATAAGCGCCGAATGGAACACGGAAGCCGCGGCAGCACCCGCGAAGGCGCCGACCAGCATCTTGCCTTCGAGGCCGATGTCGAAAATGCCGGCCCGCTCCGAATAGAGGCCGGCGAGGCAGGCAAGCAGCAGCGGCACCGACAGGCGGATGGTAGAGTCCAGCACCTGGATGATCGCGTTGAAGATATCCATCTCAGGCGCCCTTCCCGTTGACAGCCTGCATGCCCACCGATTTCGGGCTGAACGAGGCGAACAGAGCCTGGATATAGGGCCTGAACATATGCTCCAGCGCGCCGGCGAAGAGGATGACCAATCCTTGAATGATGACGATCATGTCGCGGCTGATTGCCGGCATCTCGAAGGCGAGTTCGGCGCCGCCCTGGTAAAGCATGCCGAACAGGATCGCCGCCAGCACGATGCCGACCGGATGCAGGCGGCCCATCAGCGCCACGGCGATGCCGACGAAACCGGCGCCCGAAACGAAGTCGATCGCGACATTGTGCTGGTCGCCCATCACAGGGTTGAGCGCCATCATGCCGGCCAGCGCGCCCGAGATCATCATCGCTGTGATGATGATGCGCGTTTCCGAAATACCGGCATAGCGGGCCGCCTTCGGGCTGTGGCCATAGGTGCGCATCTCATAGCCGAGCTTGGTGCGCCAGATCAGCAGCCAGACCAGGAAAGCCATCACCAGCGCCAGCAGGAAGCAGATGTTGAGCGGGGCCGAGCGGATCTTGGCGCCGAACAATTCGATGATCCAGTTCAGTTTCGGCAGCTCCGCGCCGGCGAGGAAGTTGCGCGTCTGCGGCGCCTGCGACCCTGCCGGCTTCAGCGGGCCGACCAGCAGGTAGACCATGATCGAGGCGGCGATGAAGTTGAACATGATCGTCGTGATGACGATGTGCGAGCCCCGCTTGGCCTGCAGATAGGCGGGAATCAGGGCCCACAATGCGCCCACGAGCGCCGAAGCGACGATGGCCAGCGGAAATGTCAGCCACCAGGGCAGTGTGCTGTCGAAGGAAAGGCAGACGATGGCGATGCCGAGGCCGGCGATGTAGGCCTGCCCCTCGGTGCCGATGTTGAACAGTCCGCAATGCGCCGCCACCGCCACCGAAAGCCCGGTGAATATGAAGGTCGTGGCGTAGAAGAGGGTGAAGGCGATGCCGGTGCCCTTGCCGAAGGCGCCTTCGACCAGGATGACGGCGGCACGGAAGGGGTTTTCGCCGACCAGCATGACGACGAAGCCAGCGACGATGAAGGCGACCGACAGGTTGATCAGCGGGATCAGCCCGTAGTCGGCCCAGGCCGGCAATTTGGCGTAAGGCGTGCTCATTGCGCCGCCTCCCGATGCTCGACACCGGCCATCAGCAGGCCAAGCTCGCCTTCGGTCGCGTCGGGGCCGCGCTCGCCAACGACCCGGCCGGCAAACATCACCAGGATGCGGTCGGAGAGCGAGCGGATCTCGTCTAGCTCGACCGAGACCACCAGCACCGCCTTGCCCTGGTCGCGCATGGCGATCAGGCGCTTGTGGATGAACTCGATGGCGCCGACGTCGACGCCCCGCGTCGGCTGGCCGACGATCAGCACGCCGGGGTCCTGCTCGATTTCACGCGCGAGCACTATCTTCTGCTGGTTGCCGCCGGAAAAATTGGCCGTCTTCAGGCGCGGATTGCCGGGACGAATGTCGTATTTCTCGATCTTGTCCCTGGCATCGGCCATGATGGCATCGATGTTGAGAAACGGTCCTCTGAGGTAACGGGGATCGTCGTGGTAGCCGAGGATGGAATTCTCGTTCTCCTCGAAGGCCAGCACCAGCCCGACATGGTGGCGGTCTTCCGGTACGTGGGCGAGGCCGCGGTCGCGCAATTCGCCGGGATCGGCCTTGCCGGTGAGATCGATCGGCTTGCCGTCGAGCGTCACGGACCCGGAAACGGCGCGCCTGATGCCGGAAATCGCCTCAAGCAACTCGGATTGCCCGTTGCCGGCGACGCCGGCGATGCCGACGATCTCGCCGGCTCTGATATCGAAGGAGACGTCGTCGACCATGGTGACGCCACGGGAATCCCTGACCGTCAGGTTCTTGACCGCGAGCTTGACGGCACCGGCCTCGGCTTCGCCCTTTTCGACCCTCAAGAGGACACGCCGCCCGACCATCAGTTCGGCCAGTTCCTCGACGGTGGTTTTCCTGGTCTCCCGGGTCGCCACCATCGTGCCCTGACGCATCACCGACACGGTGTCGGTGATGGCCATGATCTCGCGCAGCTTGTGGGTGATCAGCACCACCGTCTTTCCCTGTTCCTTCAACTGCCTGAGGATGCGGAACAGGTGGTCGGCCTCGGCCGGCGTCAAAACGCCCGTCGGCTCGTCGAGGATCAGGATTTCGGCGCCGCGATAAAGCGCCTTCAGGATTTCCACACGCTGCTGCAGGCCGACCGGCAGTTCTTCGATGATCGCATCGGGATCGACGTCCAGCCCGTATTCGCGCTCCAGCCGGTCAAGCTCGGAGCGCGCCTTGGCGATGCTGCTCTTCAGAAGCGCATCGGTTTCGGCGCCGAGGATGATGTT is a window from the Mesorhizobium australicum WSM2073 genome containing:
- the ubiB gene encoding 2-polyprenylphenol 6-hydroxylase encodes the protein MSTVSAAFRLVRAGWVLVREGVVAALPGEELSGLPKFGWRLARLFTRRRALAYERSDRLAKAVVRLGPSYVKLGQFLATRPDVVGNDMALDLAMLQDKMHTFPTAEAVAAIEASLGRKLGDLYKQFGDPVAAASIAQVHAAETVDGGVARKVAVKVIRPGVRRRFFQDLESYFLAARLQEKYIPSSRRLRPVEVTETLAQTTRIEMDLRLEAAALSELGQSTREDPGFRVPSVDWERTGRDVLTMEWVDGVKMNDIAGLQSAGHDLKAIATNLIQSFLRHTLRDGFFHADMHPGNLFVEANGTIVAVDLGIAGRLGKKERRFLAEILYGFITRDYLRVAEVHFEAGYVPRQHNVSAFAQAIRAIGEPIHGQPAETISMAKLLTLLFEVTELFDMATRPELILLQKTMVVVEGVARTLDPAFNMWKTAEPVVGGWIAGNLGPRGLLADARDGGKAILTLIRQAPELAARTERLSREIDLMAEHGLRFDEATARAIGKAEARYSRSGRVALWVIALTLVYIAWKLH
- the ubiE gene encoding bifunctional demethylmenaquinone methyltransferase/2-methoxy-6-polyprenyl-1,4-benzoquinol methylase UbiE — its product is MSVERTTAAGGMETSYGFKRVGKGEKQSLVNDVFHKVADRYDLMNDLMSAGLHRLWKDAMVAWLNPPKRAGWRVLDVAGGTGDIAFRIVDASHGHAHATVLDINGSMLAVGRDRADKKGLSGNTDFVEANAEELPFPDASFDAYTIAFGIRNVPHIDVALGEAFRVLKPGGRILCLEFSEVEMPLLDKVYEAWSFNAIPRIGKLVTGDGEPYSYLVESIAKFPNQQNFAAMISRAGFDRVSFRNYSGGIAALHSGWKL
- a CDS encoding adenosine deaminase codes for the protein MPLKAELHCHIEGAAAPDLVIRQAQKYGKDTSPYIQNGSFVWHDFTSFLAAYDFSADLFRTEEDYARLADHYLTSLARDGAIYSEVFTSPDHATKAGLSSKAYTDALGEGMLRAKAKTGIEGRMIVTGVRHVGVESIERAARFAARCGHPLVTGFGVAGDERMGEMEDYVRAFEIAREAGLGITVHAGELTGWETVQAALDHIRPSRIGHGVRAIENPDLVRRIADQGVVLECCPGSNIALKVFDSFADHPFPALQAAGCKVTLNSDDPPYFWTSLKREYDIAAEHFSMSEKALAAVTRTAIEAAFVDRKTKTALLGRLDAKVR
- the upp gene encoding uracil phosphoribosyltransferase, whose amino-acid sequence is MKGVTVVDHPLVQHKLTIMRKKETSTAGFRRLLREISLLLGYEVTRNLELTTTTIETPMETMEAPTLEGKKLVFASVLRAGNGLLEGLLDLVPAARVAHVGLYRDHETLEAVEYFFKAPSDLADRLVIVVDPMLATANSAIAAIDKLKERGATNIRFLCLLAAPEGIERFTKAHPDVPVFTASIDRQLNEKGYIMPGLGDAGDRMYGTK
- a CDS encoding TIGR02281 family clan AA aspartic protease; this encodes MLRKLLILSVFAGASASIPVVYQSNPRIFENLLKSAVTAKPAAETQPDVSLASVPDKPVAPLPTGRKVVVAADGRGHFSSTFRLNGRQVDGMIDTGATLVAVNMSTARRIGLSLNPSDFSHEVNTANGTIKAAVVTIDRLQIGSISVEGVQAIVLDDRALRTNLIGMSFLNRLGKYQAENGTLLLVQ
- the deoA gene encoding thymidine phosphorylase, which encodes MLPQEIIRHKRDGHRLAPHEIAAFIDGVTSGTVTDGQVAAFAMAVFFNGMNRDEAVAMTLAMRDSGDVLDWSDLPGPVTDKHSTGGVGDNVSLMLAPIVAACGAYVPMISGRGLGHTGGTLDKMDAIPGYISQPDITLFRKAVLETGCAIIGQTADLAPADRRLYAIRDVTGTVESVPLITASILSKKLAAGLQSLVLDVKVGNGAFMEKSRDATALANSLVEVASGAGLKVSALITGMNEPLASAAGNAVEVRNAVDFLTGRLRDRRLEDVTLALAAEMLQSAGLVSSNQDGMRRATETLASGRAAATFARMVTVLGGPADFIEKPEKYLSEAATEIAVKATSEGFVTGIATRDIGLAVVGLGGGRTRPDDRIDPSVGITRLLPIGAEVRAGDALALIHARSPSDAETAAATVLSAYAIGASKPAADKSVIRRILPRG
- a CDS encoding purine-nucleoside phosphorylase, which translates into the protein MTQKTVDHLIERLDGLAPSTALVLGSGLGGLVDRIENPIRVSYADLPGFPRSGVSGHAGQVVAGLFAGVPVLMLSGRAHYYEHGNAAAMRPVLEVLAGIGITKLILTNAAGSVDPDMPPGSVMLLTDHINFSGTNPLIGEPSDRRFVGLTEAYDAGIRDAIEGAAKATGTALHKGVYMWFSGPCFETPAEIRMARIMGANAVGMSTVPEVILARFLGLRVAACSVIANLAAGMTGAELSHQETKDMAPVGGSRLATVLQRVFRDGLLES
- the cdd gene encoding cytidine deaminase; translated protein: MSHDLFEAAKAAMAKAYAPYSKFPVGAAIRTEDGRVFTGANIEVASYPEGWCAETTALGHYIMGGGGKIVEIAVLAERMAKCSPCGGCRQRLAEFCRPETKLYLCDNTGVAETVTMGDMLPYGFRGDILK
- a CDS encoding ABC transporter permease — protein: MDIFNAIIQVLDSTIRLSVPLLLACLAGLYSERAGIFDIGLEGKMLVGAFAGAAAASVFHSALIGLGMAILISVAFALVHGFASITHRGNQIVSGVAINFVAAGSTIILGQAWFQQGGRTPALQPGERFEAIIWPGADAIRGVPIIGPIYAELISGHSILVYFAFAMVPFTWWVLFRTRFGLRLRAVGENPAAVDTAGISVAWLRYRALICTGILTGFAGAYLSMVQNGGFVKDMTAGKGYIALAALIFAKWKPVNAMFACLLFGFLDAASIRLQGTPLPIVGKVSVQFMQALPYILTVILLAGFIGKAIPPRAGGVPYVKER
- a CDS encoding ABC transporter permease, encoding MSTPYAKLPAWADYGLIPLINLSVAFIVAGFVVMLVGENPFRAAVILVEGAFGKGTGIAFTLFYATTFIFTGLSVAVAAHCGLFNIGTEGQAYIAGLGIAIVCLSFDSTLPWWLTFPLAIVASALVGALWALIPAYLQAKRGSHIVITTIMFNFIAASIMVYLLVGPLKPAGSQAPQTRNFLAGAELPKLNWIIELFGAKIRSAPLNICFLLALVMAFLVWLLIWRTKLGYEMRTYGHSPKAARYAGISETRIIITAMMISGALAGMMALNPVMGDQHNVAIDFVSGAGFVGIAVALMGRLHPVGIVLAAILFGMLYQGGAELAFEMPAISRDMIVIIQGLVILFAGALEHMFRPYIQALFASFSPKSVGMQAVNGKGA
- a CDS encoding ABC transporter ATP-binding protein; this encodes MAQAAIELIGINKSFGAVRANRDINLEIARGTIHGIVGENGAGKSTLMSILYGFYQADSGEIRVGGKPASIKTPNDAIALGIGMVHQHFMLVDNFSVLENIILGAETDALLKSSIAKARSELDRLEREYGLDVDPDAIIEELPVGLQQRVEILKALYRGAEILILDEPTGVLTPAEADHLFRILRQLKEQGKTVVLITHKLREIMAITDTVSVMRQGTMVATRETRKTTVEELAELMVGRRVLLRVEKGEAEAGAVKLAVKNLTVRDSRGVTMVDDVSFDIRAGEIVGIAGVAGNGQSELLEAISGIRRAVSGSVTLDGKPIDLTGKADPGELRDRGLAHVPEDRHHVGLVLAFEENENSILGYHDDPRYLRGPFLNIDAIMADARDKIEKYDIRPGNPRLKTANFSGGNQQKIVLAREIEQDPGVLIVGQPTRGVDVGAIEFIHKRLIAMRDQGKAVLVVSVELDEIRSLSDRILVMFAGRVVGERGPDATEGELGLLMAGVEHREAAQ